One Setaria italica strain Yugu1 chromosome II, Setaria_italica_v2.0, whole genome shotgun sequence DNA segment encodes these proteins:
- the LOC101756981 gene encoding phosphoinositide phospholipase C 2 isoform X1, with amino-acid sequence MGTTYKCCLIFKRRFQSRDAAPPDDVRALFNLHSGGGTHMGADGLRRYLDATEDALDDGEVDRLLDQIRIQQQQGRARLPRLSRPLLALDDFHRYLFSHDLNPPIRRPQVHHDMSHPLSHYFIYTGHNSYLTGNQLSSDCSDVPIIKALQRGVRVIELDMWPNSAKDDINILHGRTLTTPVSLIKCLRSIKEYAFVASPYPVIITLEDHLPADLQAKVAEMVLEVFGNTLFYPGTDHFKEFPSPEELKGRVLLSTKPPKEYLEAKVGTMKEGDADPHPGKGAADDAAWGKEVPDFQTEIQSANKQHDDDGSDHQRDDEEDDDDDDDEEQIMHPHSAPQYKQLITIRAGKPKGSLAAALNSDPDKVRRLSLSEQQLAKLAEDHGTEIVRFTQRNILRIYPKGTRVTSSNYNPFLGWVHGAQMVAFNMQGYGRALWLMHGFYKANGGCGYVKKPDFLMQTEPEVFDPRERQPVKKTLKVKVYLGDGWRMDFKQTHFDQYSPPDFYARVGIAGVPADSMMKKTRAIEDNWVPVWEEEFTFPLTVPEIALLRVEVHEYDMSEKDDFGGQTVLPVSELRPGIRAVALFDRKGNQYNHVKLLMRFEFV; translated from the exons ATGGGCACCACCTACAAGTGCTGCCTCATCTTCAAGCGCCGCTTCCAGTCCCGGGACGCCGCCCCGCCCGACGATGTCCGCGCCCTCTTCAACCTCCACTCCGGCGGCGGGACCCACATGGGCGCCGACGGCCTGCGCCGCTACCTCGACGCCACGGAGGACGCGCTGGACGACGGCGAGGTCGACCGCCTGCTCGACCAGATCCGtatccagcagcagcagggccgcgcccgcctcccccgcctcTCCCGCCCGCTGCTCGCGCTCGACGACTTCCACCGCTACCTCTTCTCCCACGACCTCAACCCGCCCATCCGACGCCCGCAGGTGCACCACGACATGTCCCACCCGCTCTCCCACTACTTCATCTACACGGGCCACAACTCCTACCTCACCGGCAACCAGCTCAGCAGCGACTGCAGCGACGTCCCCATCATCAAGGCGCTGCAGAGGGGGGTGAGGGTCATAGAGCTCGACATGTGGCCAAATTCAGCAAAGGACGACATCAACATCCTACACGGCAG GACATTGACCACCCCAGTTTCACTCATCAAATGCCTGCGGTCCATCAAAGAATATGCCTTTGTGGCGTCCCCCTATCCTGTCATCATAACGCTCGAAGACCACCTTCCGGCTGACCTCCAGGCAAAAGTTGCCGAG ATGGTCCTTGAAGTATTTGGCAACACACTCTTCTACCCCGGAACCGATCATTTCAAAGAATTCCCATCACCTGAAGAGCTCAAGGGCCGCGTCCTCCTCTCCACCAAGCCCCCCAAGGAGTACCTTGAAGCCAAGGTTGGCACCATGAAAGAGGGTGACGCTGACCCACATCCTGGCAAAGGAGCTGCTGATGATGCCGCGTGGGGAAAAGAAGTACCGGATTTTCAGACTGAGATTCAGTCTGCTAATAAG cagcatgatgatgatggctCAGATCACCAAAGAGATGacgaagaggacgacgacgacgatgacgacgaggaACAGATAATGCATCCTCATTCAGCTCCACAGTATAAACAGCTTATTACTATTAGAGCAGGGAAGCCAAAAGGCTCTCTGGCTGCTGCCTTGAACAGTGATCCAGATAAAGTTAGGCGTCTCAGTTTGAGCGAGCAACAACTTGCCAAACTGGCAGAGGATCATGGAACTGAAATTGTGAG GTTCACACAGAGAAACATATTGAGGATATACCCCAAGGGAACTCGTGTTACTTCATCCAACTACAACCCATTTCTTGGTTGGGTGCATGGTGCTCAAATGGTGGCCTTCAATATGCAG GGATACGGAAGAGCCCTTTGGCTAATGCATGGATTTTATAAAGCCAATGGTGGGTGTGGTTATGTGAAGAAACCAGATTTCTTGATGCAGACAGAACCAGAAGTGTTTGACCCAAGGGAACGCCAACCTGTGAAGAAAACCTTGAAGGTCAAGGTGTACCTGGGTGATGGGTGGCGGATGGACTTTAAGCAGACACACTTTGATCAGTATTCTCCTCCAGATTTCTATGCGCGG GTTGGCATAGCTGGAGTCCCAGCAGACTCGATGATGAAGAAGACCAGGGCGATCGAGGATAACTGGGTGCCAGTATGGGAGGAGGAGTTCACCTTCCCCCTGACCGTCCCGGAGATCGCTCTGCTACGGGTGGAGGTGCACGAGTACGACATGTCGGAGAAGGACGACTTCGGAGGGCAGACGGTGCTGCCGGTGTCGGAGctgcggccggggatccgggcggtGGCGCTCTTCGACCGCAAGGGAAACCAGTACAACCACGTGAAGCTTCTCATGCGCTTCGAGTTTGTCTAG
- the LOC101756981 gene encoding phosphoinositide phospholipase C 2 isoform X2 — protein MGTTYKCCLIFKRRFQSRDAAPPDDVRALFNLHSGGGTHMGADGLRRYLDATEDALDDGEVDRLLDQIRIQQQQGRARLPRLSRPLLALDDFHRYLFSHDLNPPIRRPQVHHDMSHPLSHYFIYTGHNSYLTGNQLSSDCSDVPIIKALQRGVRVIELDMWPNSAKDDINILHGRTLTTPVSLIKCLRSIKEYAFVASPYPVIITLEDHLPADLQAKVAEMVLEVFGNTLFYPGTDHFKEFPSPEELKGRVLLSTKPPKEYLEAKVGTMKEGDADPHPGKGAADDAAWGKEVPDFQTEIQSANKHDDDGSDHQRDDEEDDDDDDDEEQIMHPHSAPQYKQLITIRAGKPKGSLAAALNSDPDKVRRLSLSEQQLAKLAEDHGTEIVRFTQRNILRIYPKGTRVTSSNYNPFLGWVHGAQMVAFNMQGYGRALWLMHGFYKANGGCGYVKKPDFLMQTEPEVFDPRERQPVKKTLKVKVYLGDGWRMDFKQTHFDQYSPPDFYARVGIAGVPADSMMKKTRAIEDNWVPVWEEEFTFPLTVPEIALLRVEVHEYDMSEKDDFGGQTVLPVSELRPGIRAVALFDRKGNQYNHVKLLMRFEFV, from the exons ATGGGCACCACCTACAAGTGCTGCCTCATCTTCAAGCGCCGCTTCCAGTCCCGGGACGCCGCCCCGCCCGACGATGTCCGCGCCCTCTTCAACCTCCACTCCGGCGGCGGGACCCACATGGGCGCCGACGGCCTGCGCCGCTACCTCGACGCCACGGAGGACGCGCTGGACGACGGCGAGGTCGACCGCCTGCTCGACCAGATCCGtatccagcagcagcagggccgcgcccgcctcccccgcctcTCCCGCCCGCTGCTCGCGCTCGACGACTTCCACCGCTACCTCTTCTCCCACGACCTCAACCCGCCCATCCGACGCCCGCAGGTGCACCACGACATGTCCCACCCGCTCTCCCACTACTTCATCTACACGGGCCACAACTCCTACCTCACCGGCAACCAGCTCAGCAGCGACTGCAGCGACGTCCCCATCATCAAGGCGCTGCAGAGGGGGGTGAGGGTCATAGAGCTCGACATGTGGCCAAATTCAGCAAAGGACGACATCAACATCCTACACGGCAG GACATTGACCACCCCAGTTTCACTCATCAAATGCCTGCGGTCCATCAAAGAATATGCCTTTGTGGCGTCCCCCTATCCTGTCATCATAACGCTCGAAGACCACCTTCCGGCTGACCTCCAGGCAAAAGTTGCCGAG ATGGTCCTTGAAGTATTTGGCAACACACTCTTCTACCCCGGAACCGATCATTTCAAAGAATTCCCATCACCTGAAGAGCTCAAGGGCCGCGTCCTCCTCTCCACCAAGCCCCCCAAGGAGTACCTTGAAGCCAAGGTTGGCACCATGAAAGAGGGTGACGCTGACCCACATCCTGGCAAAGGAGCTGCTGATGATGCCGCGTGGGGAAAAGAAGTACCGGATTTTCAGACTGAGATTCAGTCTGCTAATAAG catgatgatgatggctCAGATCACCAAAGAGATGacgaagaggacgacgacgacgatgacgacgaggaACAGATAATGCATCCTCATTCAGCTCCACAGTATAAACAGCTTATTACTATTAGAGCAGGGAAGCCAAAAGGCTCTCTGGCTGCTGCCTTGAACAGTGATCCAGATAAAGTTAGGCGTCTCAGTTTGAGCGAGCAACAACTTGCCAAACTGGCAGAGGATCATGGAACTGAAATTGTGAG GTTCACACAGAGAAACATATTGAGGATATACCCCAAGGGAACTCGTGTTACTTCATCCAACTACAACCCATTTCTTGGTTGGGTGCATGGTGCTCAAATGGTGGCCTTCAATATGCAG GGATACGGAAGAGCCCTTTGGCTAATGCATGGATTTTATAAAGCCAATGGTGGGTGTGGTTATGTGAAGAAACCAGATTTCTTGATGCAGACAGAACCAGAAGTGTTTGACCCAAGGGAACGCCAACCTGTGAAGAAAACCTTGAAGGTCAAGGTGTACCTGGGTGATGGGTGGCGGATGGACTTTAAGCAGACACACTTTGATCAGTATTCTCCTCCAGATTTCTATGCGCGG GTTGGCATAGCTGGAGTCCCAGCAGACTCGATGATGAAGAAGACCAGGGCGATCGAGGATAACTGGGTGCCAGTATGGGAGGAGGAGTTCACCTTCCCCCTGACCGTCCCGGAGATCGCTCTGCTACGGGTGGAGGTGCACGAGTACGACATGTCGGAGAAGGACGACTTCGGAGGGCAGACGGTGCTGCCGGTGTCGGAGctgcggccggggatccgggcggtGGCGCTCTTCGACCGCAAGGGAAACCAGTACAACCACGTGAAGCTTCTCATGCGCTTCGAGTTTGTCTAG
- the LOC101756565 gene encoding probable glucuronosyltransferase Os07g0694400 — protein sequence MASPKHNPTTCKQIKKKQRPLVLRRAMLHSCACFLVGLVTGLAPSDWADAASRAAADANTNLLSRAARAMNHTEALLTTHYQLLYQQPPQQQQQGQEQQQRQVQVVVIVITTTAGFSSSDRERRSAGLTRTAHALRLASPPVVWLVVEAAREAAPTAALLRRTGVLYRHLTYADNFTSSDSDDAWEEERHHQRNVALAHIEQHRLRGVVIFAGLADVYDIRLLENLRHIRTLGAWAVATVWQQQRRVAVEGPVCVRNTTTAAAAAWFSSSTSSTSDSVHGFAFASHLLWDPARWDRFPTSEPDQSQDSIKFVQRLLVEDYNETIPAGCSSPTIMAWRLVDTTLLL from the exons ATGGCGTCGCCGAAGCACAATCCGACGACTTGCAAGCAGATCAAAAAGAAGCAGCGGCCGCTGGTGCTGCGGCGCGCGATGCTGCATTCCTGCGCGTGCTTCCTGGTGGGCCTGGTGACCGGCCTCGCCCCTTCCGACTGGGCcgacgccgcctcccgcgccgccgccgacgccaacaCGAACCTACTCTCGAGGGCGGCCCGCGCCATGAACCACACGGAGGCGCTGCTCACGACGCACTACCAGCTGCTCTACCAGCAGCcgcctcagcagcagcagcaggggcaggagcagcagcagcgccaggTGCAGGTGGTTGTCATCGTCATCACGACGACGGCGGGCTTTTCGTCGTCGGATCGCGAGCGTCGGTCGGCGGGTCTGACGCGCACGGCGCACGCGCTCCGGCTGGCGTCTCCCCCCGTGGTGTggctggtggtggaggccgcGCGGGAGGCGGCTCCCACGGCGGCCCTGCTCCGGCGCACGGGGGTGCTCTACCGCCACCTCACCTACGCCGACAACTTCACCTCCTCCGACTCCGACGACGCCTGGGAGGAGGAGCGCCACCACCAGCGGAACGTCGCGCTGGCCCACATCGAGCAGCACCGCCTGCGCGGCGTCGTGATCTTCGCGGGGCTCGCCGACGTCTACGACATACGCCTCCTCGAGAACCTCCGCCACATAAG GACCCTGGGTGCGTGGGCCGTGGCCACAGTGTGGCAGCAGCAGAGGAGGGTGGCCGTGGAAGGGCCCGTCTGCGTCCgcaacaccaccaccgccgccgccgccgcctggttCTCCTCTTCCACCAGCAGCACGTCGGACTCCGTCCACGGCTTCGCCTTCGCCAGCCACCTTCTCTGGGACCCTGCCAGGTGGGACCGCTTCCCTACCTCGGAGCCCGACCAATCGCAGGACTCCATCAAGTTTGTGCAACGCTTGCTGGTCGAGGACTACAACGAAACGATCCCTGCTGGCTGTTCATCACCGACGATCATGGCATGGCGTCTCGTCGACACTACGCTGCTGCTCTAG
- the LOC101756159 gene encoding uncharacterized protein LOC101756159, whose product MSGAHIDLNNNASSDLAPPPKRGRGRPRKNPPAPARPRPPDPDAPRVGGFAPGDMVWGKKLNHAAWPGLVYSAGGNGTGHDGQLLVSYFGDKAFAWCDAAELRPYEPYFPVAELYDDGGDDFDAAVEASLDEFSLRVEAALATPARPFVPADFLASLHDLAADRMGFTNRVQAAIAKAHLRAFDAFRALPDPPHYTLELGLLPLTPIHPPPKSTTTTTRNEAPSSRRGRKRKEEAVKEDDSDEDWDPRKKGATDSESDLDIDRKRGSRGRGSGAPRGRPRGRPRKTDACRDTRLKDEEMEDKLEYPSAADMLLQLLSVAADPVNASYDSVPLIVSFFSKHKDNEAPSVYQDKELLDTFGCKKGRKKSAGSLGPATKAEADNDNELMAADGQRGRRKSAGSLYSARKAEDSYWCDIIISDFDDGDSDYEGRKRKRPSQNTNRSANKKMKQEETPQDRASADPPADAKSPASADPSADGPAALILHFSSPEAIPSVDDINSIFRIHGPIVEGETEITKKSKIAKVVFSKRADAERAFSSPGKYSAFGPSLVTYEIQCMPSAPQVS is encoded by the coding sequence ATGTCCGGCGCCCACATCGACCTCAACAACAACGCCTCCTCCGACCTGGCTCCTCCGCCcaagcgcggccgcggccgcccccgCAAGAATCCCCCggcccccgcccgcccgcgccctccGGATCCCGACGCCCCCAGGGTCGGTGGCTTCGCGCCGGGCGACATGGTCTGGGGCAAGAAGCTCAACCACGCAGCCTGGCCCGGCCTCGTCTACTCCGCCGGCGGCAACGGCACCGGCCACGACGGCCAGCTCCTCGTCTCCTACTTCGGGGACAAGGCCTTCGCCTGGTGCGACGCCGCCGAGCTCAGGCCCTACGAGCCCTACTTCCCCGTCGCCGAGCTctacgacgacggcggcgacgacttcGACGCAGCCGTCGAGGCCTCCCTCGACGAGTTCTCCCTCCGCGTCGAGGCCGCCCTCGCCACCCCCGCCCGCCCCTTCGTCCCCGCCGATTTCCTCGCCTCGCTCCACGACCTCGCAGCCGACCGCATGGGCTTCACCAACAGGGTGCAGGCGGCCATCGCCAAGGCGCATCTCAGAGCATTCGACGCCTTCAGGGCGCTGCCGGACCCTCCTCACTACACCTTGGAACTCGGCCTGCTCCCCCTCACTCCTATCCATCCTCCTCCTaaatccaccaccaccaccaccaggaatGAGGCCCCCTCCAGCAGGAGGggcaggaagaggaaggaggaagcCGTCAAGGAGGACGACTCCGACGAGGACTGGGACCCTAGGAAGAAGGGGGCCACCGACTCCGAATCAGACCTCGACATCGACCGCAAGAGGGGCTCCAGGGGCAGGGGCAGTGGTGCGCCGCGCGGGAGGCCTCGAGGGAGGCCTAGGAAAACTGATGCCTGCAGGGACACGCGGCTCAAGGATGAGGAGATGGAGGACAAACTGGAGTATCCGTCAGCCGCTGACATGCTTCTGCAACTCTTGTCGGTTGCTGCTGATCCTGTCAACGCCAGTTACGACTCTGTTCCTCTCATTGTTAGCTTCTTCTCAAAGCACAAGGACAACGAAGCGCCGAGCGTTTACCAAGATAAAGAGCTGCTCGACACTTTCGGTTGCAAGAAGGGTAGGAAAAAGTCGGCTGGGAGCTTGGGCCCAGCTACAAAGGCAGAAGCCGACAACGATAACGAACTGATGGCTGCGGATGGTCAGAGGGGCCGGAGAAAGTCCGCGGGGAGCTTGTACTCAGCTAGGAAGGCAGAAGATTCGTATTGGTGTGATATCATCATCAGCGATTTCGATGACGGAGATAGTGATTATGAAGGTCGCAAAAGGAAGCGGCCCTCCCAGAACACCAACAGGAGTGCCAATAAGAAGATGAAGCAGGAGGAGACACCTCAGGATCGGGCCTCTGCAGATCCTCCCGCAGATGCAAAAAGTCCGGCTTCTGCAGATCCTTCTGCAGATGGCCCAGCAGCCTTGATTTTACATTTTAGTAGTCCAGAAGCTATTCCTTCTGTGGATGACATCAACAGCATATTCCGCATACATGGACCTATCGTGGAGGGTGAGACTGAGATCACTAAGAAGTCCAAGATTGCAAAAGTAGTTTTCTCTAAGCGTGCTGACGCAGAGCGGGCATTTAGCAGTCCGGGAAAGTATAGCGCATTTGGCCCATCGCTTGTCACATATGAAATTCAATGCATGCCATCTGCGCCTCAGGTTTCTTAA
- the LOC101755760 gene encoding probable sugar phosphate/phosphate translocator At3g11320, with translation MTGGGKDGGKGRLFTVGLVTAWYSSNIGVLLLNKYLLSNYGFKYPIFLTMCHMGACSLFSYAAIAWLRLVPMQLPRSRLQLAKIAALSLVFCASVVSGNISLRYLPVSFNQAVGATTPFFTAVFAYLITVKRESLLTYLALVPVVTGVIIASGGEPSFNLFGFIMCVGATAARALKTVLQGILMSSDGEKINSMNLLMYMAPIAVILLVPATIFMEDNVVAVTMELAKKDFNIIWYLLFNSSLAYFVNLTNFLVTKHTSALTLQVLGNAKGAVAVVISILIFKNPVSVTGMLGYTLTVIGVVLYSEAKKRSKQ, from the exons ATGACCGGCGGTGGCAAGGACGGCGGCAAGGGCCGGCTCTTCACGGTGGGCCTCGTCACGGCGTGGTACTCCTCCAACATCGGGGTGCTGCTGCTGAACAAGTACCTGCTGAGCAACTACGGGTTCAAGTACCCCATCTTCCTGACCATGTGCCACATGGGCGCCTGCTCCCTCTTCTCCTACGCCGCCATCGCCTGGCTCCGCCTCGTCCCCATGCAGCTCCCGCGCTCCCGCCTCCAGCTCGCCAAGATCGCCGCGCTCAGCCTCGTCTTCTGCGCCTCCGTCGTCTCCGGCAACATCTCCCTCCGCTACCTCCCCGTCTCCTTCAACCAGGCCGTCGGCGCCACCACCCCCTTCTTCACCGCCGTCTTCGCCTACCTCATCACCGTCAAGCGCGAGTCCTTGCTCACCTACCTCGCGCTCGTGCCCGTCGTCACCGGAGTCATCATCGCCAGCGGC GGAGAGCCCAGCTTCAATCTGTTTGGGTTCATCATGTGCGTTGGAGCAACCGCCGCAAGGGCACTGAAGACAGTCCTGCAAGGGATTCTCATGTCTTCCGACGG GGAGAAGATCAACTCCATGAACCTGCTCATGTACATGGCGCCAATCGCTGTTATTCTCCTGGTCCCTGCAACCATCTTCATGGAGGATAATGTCGTTGCCGTCACCATGGAACTGGCCAAGAAGGACTTCAACATCATCTGGTACCTGCTCTTCAACTCTTCCTTGGCCTACTTCGTGAATCTGACCAACTTCCTGGTGACAAAGCACACAAGCGCGTTAACCCTGCAG GTCCTGGGCAACGCAAAAGGTGCCGTTGCAGTTGTGATCTCCATCCTCATCTTCAAGAACCCCGTGTCTGTAACTGGGATGCTGGGCTACACGCTCACTGTCATAGGGGTGGTTCTTTACAGTGAAGCTAAGAAGCGCAGCAAGCAATGA
- the LOC101755353 gene encoding arogenate dehydratase/prephenate dehydratase 2, chloroplastic codes for MVATASSPPIPPTGWEGGARRQPPRTLSMPLRASRRSISASATGDLPVPAARDPISLPRPLTTADLMEPTGDGLKVAYQGCPGAYSEAAARKAYPSCHTVPCEYFETAFQAVEGCVADRAVLPLENSLGGSIHRNYDLLLRHRLHIVGEVRLAVHHCLLANPGVKIQNLRSAMSHPQALAQCEQTLTKLGIEHREAVDDTAGAAKLIAEQKLQDTGAVASSLAAELYGLNILAENIQDDTDNVTRFMMLAREPIIPRTDKPFKTSIVFSLEEGPGQLFKALAVFALRKINLTKMESRPHKKRPLRVADDNCSAPLKHFDYLFYVDIEASMADPNAQNALGNLKEFATFLRVLGSYPTDVSEA; via the exons ATGGTGGCCACGGCGTCCTCACCCCCGATCCCCCCCACGGGATGGGAAGGAGGAGCCCGCCGCCAGCCTCCCCGCACCCTCTCTATGCCCCtgcgcgccagccgccgctccatctccgcctccgccaccggcgATCTGCCCGTTCCGGCCGCCCGCGACCCGATCTCGCTGCCAC GGCCTCTCACCACCGCGGATCTCATGGAGCCGACTGGGGACGGGTTGAAGGTCGCCTACCAG GGTTGCCCCGGAGCCTACAGCGAGGCGGCCGCCAGGAAGGCCTACCCGAGCTGTCACACCGTGCCCTGTGAGTACTTCGAGACCGCCTTCCAG GCCGTCGAAGGATGCGTTGCTGATCGGGCAGTATTACCTCTTGAGAACTCCTTAGGTGGTAGCATACATCGCAACTATGACCTTCTACTTCGACATAGGTTGCACATCGTTGGTGAGGTACGCCTTGCAGTTCACCATTGCTTGCTGGCAAATCCAGGAGTCAAGATTCAAAACTTGCGAAGCGCTATGAGCCATCCCCAA GCTCTTGCACAATGCGAACAAACACTCACCAAGTTAGGAATTGAGCATAGGGAAGCTGTTGATGATACGGCAGGCGCCGCAAAG CTTATTGCGGAACAGAAGCTCCAAGACACTGGTGCAGTTGCTAGTTCATTAGCTGCTGAGCTTTATGGACTCAATATTCTAGCAGAAAACATCCAG GATGACACAGACAATGTCACCCGTTTTATGATGCTGGCTCGAGAACCCATTATTCCTCGCACGGACAAGCCATTCAAG ACTAGCATTGTCTTCTCTTTGGAAGAAGGACCTGGGCAACTCTTCAAAGCGCTTGCGGTGTTTGCTTTGCGGAAAATCAATCTCACAAAG ATGGAAAGCCGTCCACACAAGAAAAGGCCTCTACGTGTAGCTGATGACAATTGCTCTGCACCGCTGAA GCACTTTGACTACCTCTTCTATGTTGATATTGAGGCTTCGATGGCTGATCCAAATGCTCAAAATGCTCTTGGAAACTTGAAG GAATTCGCCACTTTCCTAAGAGTTCTTGGGAGCTATCCTACAGATGTGAGTGAAGCTTGA
- the LOC101754668 gene encoding L-ascorbate peroxidase 2, cytosolic gives MVKAYPTVSEDYLKAIDKAKRKLRGLIAEKNCAPLMLRLAWHSAGTFDVGTKTGGPFGTMKDPAELAHGANAGLDIAVRLLEPIKEQFPTISYADFYQLAGVVAVEVTGGPDVPFHPGRQDKPEPPPEGRLPDATQGSDHLRQVFSTQMGLSDQDIVALSGGHTLGRCHKDRSGFEGAWTSNPLIFDNSYFKELLSGEKEGLLQLPSDKALLSDPSFRPLVEKYAADEDAFFADYAEAHLKLSELGFAEA, from the exons ATGGTGAAGGCCTACCCCACGGTCAGCGAGGACTACCTCAAGGCGATCGACAAGGCCAAGCGCAAGCTCCGCGGCCTCATCGCCGAGAAGAACTGCGCCCCGCTCATGCTCCGCCTCGC CTGGCACTCCGCTGGCACCTTCGATGTCGGCACCAAGACAGGGGGCCCCTTCGGCACCATGAAGGACCCCGCCGAGCTGGCGCACGGAGCCAACGCTGGACTCGACATCGCCGTCAGGCTGCTCGAGCCCATCAAGGAGCAGTTCCCCACCATATCCTACGCTGACTTCTACCAG ctcgccggagtCGTTGCCGTTGAGGTCACCGGCGGCCCTGATGTCCCCTTCCACCCAGGGAGGCAG GACAAGCCTGAGCCTCCACCAGAAGGCCGCCTTCCTGATGCCACCCAAG GTTCGGACCACCTTAGGCAGGTGTTCTCCACACAGATGGGTTTGAGTGACCAGGACATTGTTGCGCTTTCTGGTGGTCACACTCTG GGAAGATGCCACAAGGATAGGTCTGGCTTTgagggagcctggacttccaaCCCTTTGATCTTTGACAACTCGTACTTCAA GGAGCTCCTGAGTGGTGAGAAGGAAGGCCTTCTGCAGCTGCCAAGTGACAAAGCCCTCCTTTCTGACCCATCCTTCCGCCCCCTTGTTGAGAAATACGCAGCG GATGAGGACGCCTTCTTTGCTGACTATGCTGAGGCCCACCTGAAGCTTTCTGAATTGGG ATTTGCTGAGGCGTAA
- the LOC101754274 gene encoding uncharacterized protein LOC101754274: protein MEVSSRLQSLLRPLLRLPSRTTGRALQTLALRPPPPPPRVPSSFLLLRPRRLPPPHPASAPSRLLLRPFASVAPVPGRDHLDSKDQGPPPAPLPPPPPEELASDDEAYYHEHLLEVAQENQTRVVPVKAFFLCTSIDLRSLQSQNSFNVIPPTSRATNYVVLRYYDVKGDPEGFKSGVIDESHCHYMVVFQYGSIVLFNVSDHEADGYLNIVEKHASGLLPEMRKDDYAVVEKPTLETWMQGGLDYIVLRDLSIDGIRTIGSVLGQSIALDYYIRQVDGMVAEFTDINRGMEKTGTFTMERKKLFQLVGKANSNLADVILKLGLFERSDIAWKNANYAQIWEYLRDEYELTQRFGNLDFKLKFVEHNIRFLQEILQNRKSDFLEWLIIILISVEILISVYNIVQEQM, encoded by the exons ATGGAGGTATCCTCGAGGCTCCAAAGCCTCCTGaggcccctcctccgcctcccctcccgcACCACAGGCAGAGccctccaaaccctagcccttcgccccccgccgcctcctccccgcgtcccatcctccttcctcctcctccgcccgcgccgcctcccgcctcccCATCCTGCCAGCGCCCcgtcgcgcctcctcctccgccccttcGCCTCCGTCGCCCCGGTCCCCGGGAGGGACCACCTCGACTCCAAGGACCAGGGACCCCCGCCCGCACccttgcccccgccgccgccggaggagctcgCCTCCGACGACGAGGCCTACTACCACGAGCACCTTCTCGAGGTAGCACAGGAGAACCAGACAAGGGTCGTCCCCGTCAAGGCGTTCTTCCTATGCACCAG CATCGACCTGCGGAGCCTCCAGTCCCAGAATTCCTTCAATGTCATCCCACCCACATCGCGTGCCACCAACTACGTCGTCCTTAGATACTACGATGTCAAGGGAGACCCCGAG GGTTTTAAGTCTGGTGTCATAGATGAGAGCCATTGTCACTACATGGTCGTTTTCCAATATGGGTCCATCGTGCTGTTTAATGTTTCTGATCATGAAGCAGATGGATACCTAAACATTGTCGAGAAGCATGCATCAGGTTTACTTCCAGAGATGAGAAAGGATG ATTATGCTGTTGTTGAGAAGCCTACCTTGGAGACATGGATGCAGGGTGGTCTTGACTATATTGTGCTTAGGGATCTGAGTATTGATGGAATCCGCACCATTGGAAGCGTTCTGGGTCAGAGTATTGCTCTTGACTACTATATCCGTCAA GTGGATGGAATGGTAGCTGAGTTCACAGATATCAATCGTGGAATGGAAAAAACTGGCACCTTCACTATGGAAAGGAAGAAGCTTTTCCAGCTCGTAGGGAAGGCCAACTCTAACTTGGCAGATGTTATTCTTAAGCTTGGACTCTTTGAGAG GTCAGACATAGCATGGAAAAACGCAAACTATGCTCAGATCTGGGAATACCTTCGAGATGAATATGAGCTGACCCAAAGATTTGGAAACCTTGACTTTAAGTTGAAATTTGTGGAG CACAACATCAGGTTTCTTCAGGAGATCCTCCAGAACAGGAAGTCGGATTTCCTGGAATGGCTTATTATCATCCTGATCAGTGTGGAGATATTGATATCTGTTTATAACATCGTCCAGGAGCAGATGTAG